The Candidatus Eremiobacteraceae bacterium genome has a window encoding:
- a CDS encoding NAD(P)H-dependent oxidoreductase subunit E, with protein MTPAREAKGKTLIAAHHDGQSALIPFLQYCQEEDGYVTPTALDDAATLTGLTRGEVESIASFYSLLFQRPIGKHVIQVCRTLACMLGGADELRAHARARLGVTDGGTTSDGVFTYEEVECLAACDKAPCLQHNLRYHYNVTPAEFDRLLEQWKNERPEAAMPAE; from the coding sequence TTGACGCCGGCTCGCGAGGCGAAGGGCAAAACGCTCATCGCCGCCCATCACGATGGCCAGAGCGCGCTCATCCCGTTCTTGCAGTATTGCCAAGAAGAGGACGGCTACGTCACGCCCACCGCGCTCGACGACGCCGCGACGCTCACCGGGCTCACCCGCGGCGAGGTCGAGTCGATCGCGTCCTTCTACTCGCTGCTGTTCCAGCGTCCGATCGGCAAGCACGTCATCCAGGTATGCCGCACGCTCGCGTGCATGCTCGGCGGCGCCGACGAGTTGCGCGCGCACGCGAGGGCGCGCCTCGGCGTGACCGACGGCGGAACGACTTCCGATGGCGTCTTCACGTACGAAGAAGTCGAGTGCCTCGCGGCGTGCGACAAGGCGCCGTGTCTGCAGCACAACCTACGCTACCACTACAACGTGACGCCGGCCGAGTTCGACCGGCTGCTCGAACAGTGGAAAAACGAGCGGCCCGAAGCCGCGATGCCGGCGGAATGA
- the nuoH gene encoding NADH-quinone oxidoreductase subunit NuoH, producing the protein MNALLANPNTKETIIVAIESLVMVFVVMTAFAYTMLAERKVLAWFQMRVGPTWCGPWGLMQPAADAVKLVLKEDLTPATADKVIYKFAPALAVLTALLAWAVIPIGVLPNGDPIAIANPGPGILFVLAAAAIGVYGVSLGGWASQSKWPLLGAIRSTAQMISYELSMGLAVVSVLLLAGTTNLAGIAAAQSAHHFWYVIPEFIAFIIYGITATAETNRAPFDLPEAETELVAGFHTEYSSLRFGTFFVAEYINMITVSAIATVLFLGGGDGPFVAQFPLISVLWFVLKICFFIFMFFWVRATLPRLRYDRLMAFGWKILLPVAVANLIITAGVVALL; encoded by the coding sequence ATGAACGCGCTGCTCGCGAACCCGAACACGAAAGAGACGATCATCGTCGCCATCGAGTCGCTCGTGATGGTCTTCGTCGTCATGACGGCGTTCGCGTACACGATGCTCGCCGAGCGCAAGGTGCTCGCCTGGTTCCAGATGCGCGTCGGGCCGACGTGGTGCGGGCCGTGGGGTCTCATGCAGCCGGCCGCCGACGCCGTGAAGCTCGTGCTGAAGGAAGATCTGACCCCCGCGACCGCCGACAAGGTCATCTACAAATTCGCGCCTGCGCTCGCCGTGCTCACCGCACTGCTCGCATGGGCGGTGATCCCGATCGGCGTCTTGCCGAACGGCGACCCCATCGCGATCGCGAATCCGGGGCCGGGCATCTTGTTCGTCCTCGCCGCCGCAGCGATCGGCGTCTACGGGGTCTCGCTCGGCGGCTGGGCGTCGCAGAGCAAGTGGCCGCTGCTCGGGGCCATTCGTTCGACCGCGCAGATGATCTCCTACGAGCTGTCGATGGGTCTCGCCGTCGTCAGCGTTCTGCTGCTGGCGGGCACGACGAATCTCGCCGGCATCGCCGCGGCGCAGAGCGCGCATCACTTCTGGTACGTCATCCCCGAGTTCATCGCGTTCATCATCTACGGCATCACGGCGACCGCGGAGACGAACCGCGCCCCGTTCGACCTGCCGGAAGCCGAGACTGAACTCGTCGCCGGTTTCCACACGGAATACTCGAGCCTTCGCTTCGGCACGTTCTTCGTGGCCGAGTACATCAATATGATCACCGTCTCGGCGATCGCGACCGTGCTCTTCCTCGGCGGCGGCGACGGCCCGTTCGTCGCGCAGTTCCCGCTCATATCCGTGCTCTGGTTCGTCCTCAAGATCTGCTTCTTCATCTTCATGTTCTTCTGGGTGCGCGCGACGCTGCCGCGGCTGCGTTACGACCGTCTCATGGCATTCGGCTGGAAGATCTTGCTGCCGGTGGCGGTCGCGAACCTCATCATCACCGCAGGAGTGGTGGCGCTACTATGA
- the nuoF gene encoding NADH-quinone oxidoreductase subunit NuoF — translation MTPFEPVLTKGLGELDLADIDVYESRGGFGALRKALRDLTPDAVVSEVSASNLRGRGGAGFPTGKKWSFLPKDGRPRYLVCNCDEAEPGTFKDRMLLEKTPLQIIEGLLISAYAIQAKEIIMYIRGEFLEGYRVFKNALDAVRSRGYVGQKIAGSDFSIDILLHRGAGAYICGEETALLNSVEGKRGEPRLKPPFPANAGLYGMPTVVNNVETVALVPYIMTRGAKWFASIGPEKSPGPKIVSVSGHVQRPGNYEIPLGISMRELIDEYAGGLRPGRRVKAIQPGGGSSAAIFEEDLDTGYDYESLAAKRTMLGSGAVVVMDDTACLVRSSMTLVRFFEKESCGQCTPCREGGQWVHRLVARLEAGEGTDADLRVLNTINTTITGTNLCPLGDSIMPFLSSVLTRFPDEFAAHVKLARCPLSAGSSESAA, via the coding sequence ATGACGCCTTTCGAACCGGTTCTCACCAAGGGCCTCGGCGAGCTCGATCTCGCCGACATCGACGTGTACGAGAGCCGCGGCGGATTTGGCGCGCTTCGCAAGGCGCTGCGCGACCTGACCCCCGACGCGGTCGTCAGTGAAGTGAGCGCCTCGAACTTGCGCGGCCGCGGCGGCGCCGGCTTCCCGACCGGCAAGAAGTGGAGCTTCCTCCCGAAGGACGGCCGCCCGCGCTATCTCGTGTGCAACTGCGACGAGGCCGAGCCCGGCACGTTCAAAGACCGCATGCTGCTCGAGAAGACCCCGCTGCAGATCATCGAGGGCCTGCTCATCTCGGCCTACGCCATCCAAGCCAAAGAGATCATCATGTACATCCGCGGCGAGTTCCTCGAGGGCTACCGCGTCTTCAAGAACGCGCTCGATGCGGTGCGCTCGCGCGGCTACGTCGGCCAGAAGATAGCCGGCAGCGATTTCTCGATCGACATCCTGCTCCACCGCGGCGCCGGCGCGTACATCTGCGGCGAGGAAACGGCGCTGCTGAACTCAGTGGAAGGCAAACGCGGCGAGCCGCGTCTCAAGCCGCCGTTCCCGGCGAACGCAGGGCTCTACGGCATGCCGACCGTCGTCAACAACGTCGAGACGGTCGCGCTCGTGCCGTACATCATGACGCGCGGTGCGAAGTGGTTCGCGTCGATCGGTCCGGAGAAGTCGCCTGGACCGAAGATCGTCTCGGTCAGCGGTCACGTGCAGCGGCCCGGGAACTACGAGATCCCGCTCGGCATCTCGATGCGAGAGCTCATCGACGAGTACGCGGGTGGGCTGCGCCCCGGCCGGCGCGTCAAAGCGATCCAGCCCGGCGGCGGGTCTTCGGCGGCGATCTTCGAGGAAGATCTCGATACCGGCTACGATTACGAGTCGCTCGCCGCGAAGCGCACGATGCTGGGATCGGGCGCGGTCGTCGTCATGGACGACACCGCATGCCTCGTCCGCTCGAGCATGACGCTCGTCCGCTTCTTCGAAAAGGAGAGCTGCGGCCAGTGCACGCCGTGTCGCGAGGGCGGCCAGTGGGTGCACCGGCTCGTCGCGCGCCTCGAAGCCGGCGAAGGCACCGATGCCGACCTGCGCGTCTTGAACACGATCAACACGACGATCACCGGCACGAATCTCTGCCCGCTCGGTGATTCTATCATGCCGTTCTTATCGTCGGTCCTCACGCGATTCCCCGACGAGTTCGCCGCACACGTGAAGCTCGCGCGCTGCCCCTTGAGCGCCGGTTCCAGCGAGAGCGCCGCCTGA
- the nuoG gene encoding NADH-quinone oxidoreductase subunit NuoG: MAKKTPARPNVKVVIDGNQISVPEGTLVVDAAKLIGTQIPVYCSHPKLDPAGLCRICLVEIEKMPKLQIACATRVTEGMVVHTSTARVAEARRGVLEFLLLNHPLDCPICDKGGECDLQDYTMSYGAGASRLTEPKLHKPKRVDLGPTIVLDEERCILCRRCTRFDDEIAQERNLIVAERGHKSLISTRDGGGYRSYFSGNTTEICPVGALTSKAYRFRSRPWDLGRADSVCTQCSVGCNFRIDTRFGHVMRTFTRENPEVDDGWLCDRGRYTFNYMYSPARLRQPLVRRDGEHRPASFDEALAYAAERLGPAAAAGKVGVIGGGRLSDEEAFALQKFARDVLGTNNVDYRTHIQRFASPARFGASLTDIDDADLVLVFGTFTPEQAPVLDLRLRRAVARRGAKLMHIGPYKPDYPVAVQHVEYPPGAIAELMEQLADTVHHGREESGDGFVADIAQQLVDAEKIVAIHNGRNVAGAASLERLMETLARYDHQVGILVVGAMGNARGAEAAGCVPNLGPGYAAVQGTPGMTTTQMLAAAADGKLDALIVVGANPALTGADGTLARAAFERVGFLMAVDLVMTETASHADVVFAAASFAEKQGHTTNLEGRRQAFAQAVEPPVGVYTDSQILASLATALGKPNAVRADADELFVDLLAAEASAAASRPKDAPLPRPSIAEAPSSTADQVDATHRRLTICPIPHLYAGGGAAAHDPGLAEMRPKPFAVFSSADASRIGVVAGERVRLTGPGGTIEVEARVGDQPPVGVALVLADMPEAPENRLLEETGFGWATVEKVAQAREASA; encoded by the coding sequence ATGGCCAAGAAAACGCCGGCGCGTCCGAACGTCAAAGTCGTCATCGACGGCAACCAGATCTCGGTGCCCGAGGGAACGCTCGTCGTCGACGCCGCGAAGCTCATCGGCACGCAGATCCCGGTCTACTGCTCGCATCCAAAGCTCGATCCCGCGGGTCTGTGCCGCATCTGTCTGGTCGAGATCGAGAAGATGCCCAAGCTCCAGATCGCGTGCGCGACGCGCGTGACGGAAGGCATGGTCGTCCACACATCGACCGCGCGCGTCGCCGAGGCGCGACGCGGCGTCTTAGAGTTCTTGCTGCTCAACCACCCGCTGGACTGCCCCATCTGCGACAAGGGCGGCGAGTGCGATCTCCAAGACTACACGATGTCGTACGGCGCCGGAGCGAGCCGCCTCACCGAGCCGAAGCTCCACAAACCGAAACGCGTCGACCTCGGGCCGACCATCGTCCTCGACGAAGAGCGATGCATCTTGTGCCGGCGCTGCACGCGCTTCGATGACGAGATAGCTCAAGAGCGCAACCTCATCGTCGCCGAGCGCGGGCACAAGTCGCTCATCTCGACTCGCGACGGCGGGGGCTACCGGTCGTACTTCTCGGGCAACACGACCGAGATCTGTCCGGTCGGCGCGCTGACGAGCAAGGCGTATCGTTTCCGGTCGCGCCCGTGGGACCTCGGTCGCGCGGACTCGGTCTGCACGCAATGCTCGGTCGGCTGCAACTTCCGCATCGACACGCGCTTCGGCCACGTCATGCGCACCTTCACCCGCGAGAACCCGGAAGTCGACGACGGCTGGCTGTGCGACCGCGGACGCTATACCTTCAATTATATGTACTCGCCGGCTCGGCTGCGCCAGCCGCTCGTACGCCGCGACGGCGAACATCGTCCCGCGTCGTTCGACGAAGCGCTCGCGTATGCGGCCGAACGGCTCGGCCCCGCGGCTGCCGCCGGCAAGGTCGGCGTCATCGGCGGCGGCCGCCTCTCCGACGAAGAGGCCTTTGCCCTTCAGAAGTTCGCACGCGACGTGCTCGGCACGAACAACGTCGACTATCGCACGCACATCCAGCGCTTCGCGTCGCCGGCGCGCTTCGGCGCAAGCCTGACCGACATCGACGATGCCGATCTCGTCCTCGTCTTCGGCACGTTCACACCCGAGCAGGCGCCCGTGCTCGATCTGCGTCTGCGGCGCGCGGTCGCGAGGCGCGGCGCGAAGCTCATGCACATCGGGCCGTACAAGCCCGACTATCCGGTGGCAGTGCAGCACGTCGAATATCCGCCGGGCGCCATCGCCGAGCTCATGGAGCAACTCGCCGATACGGTCCATCACGGACGCGAGGAGTCCGGCGATGGCTTCGTCGCCGACATCGCGCAGCAGCTCGTCGACGCCGAGAAGATCGTCGCGATCCACAACGGCCGCAACGTCGCCGGCGCCGCATCGCTCGAGCGGCTCATGGAGACGCTTGCTCGCTACGACCATCAGGTCGGCATCCTCGTCGTCGGCGCGATGGGCAATGCTCGCGGCGCCGAGGCGGCCGGCTGCGTGCCGAACCTCGGCCCAGGTTACGCCGCTGTGCAAGGCACGCCCGGGATGACGACGACCCAGATGCTCGCTGCCGCTGCCGACGGCAAGCTCGATGCGCTCATCGTCGTCGGCGCGAATCCGGCGCTGACCGGCGCCGACGGCACGCTCGCGCGCGCCGCATTCGAACGCGTCGGGTTCCTCATGGCCGTCGATCTCGTCATGACGGAAACTGCGTCGCACGCCGACGTCGTCTTCGCCGCAGCCTCTTTTGCCGAGAAGCAGGGTCACACGACGAACCTCGAAGGCCGGCGCCAAGCCTTCGCGCAGGCGGTCGAGCCGCCCGTCGGCGTCTATACGGACTCTCAGATCCTCGCGAGCCTCGCGACCGCGCTCGGCAAGCCGAACGCCGTCCGCGCGGACGCAGACGAGCTGTTCGTCGATCTCCTCGCCGCCGAAGCGAGCGCCGCGGCATCGCGGCCGAAGGACGCGCCGCTGCCTCGCCCGAGCATCGCCGAAGCGCCGTCGTCGACTGCCGATCAAGTCGACGCGACTCATCGGCGCTTGACGATCTGTCCGATCCCGCACCTGTACGCCGGCGGCGGCGCGGCCGCGCACGATCCCGGTCTAGCCGAGATGCGTCCGAAACCGTTCGCGGTCTTCAGCAGCGCCGACGCGTCGCGCATCGGCGTCGTCGCGGGCGAGCGGGTGCGCCTGACCGGACCCGGCGGCACGATCGAAGTCGAAGCTCGCGTCGGCGATCAACCGCCGGTCGGCGTCGCGCTCGTCTTGGCCGATATGCCCGAAGCGCCGGAGAACAGATTGCTCGAGGAGACCGGTTTCGGCTGGGCGACCGTCGAGAAGGTCGCGCAAGCGCGGGAGGCATCGGCATGA